A part of Homoserinibacter sp. YIM 151385 genomic DNA contains:
- a CDS encoding UDP-N-acetylmuramate dehydrogenase codes for MTVVLADYTTLRIGGPAARLIEPETERDLVLGALEVWRRGEDWLVLGGGSNLLVGDEGFDGTVIRMAGRGVRRIDGDREDRVRVRVQAGEPWDAFVALAIHNGWAGVEALSGIPGSVGAAPIQNIGAYGQDVAETLVAVDFLDEASGDRLRIPAEELQLGYRTSAIKRGRRGIVIAVEFDLVPTMDRASTGGPVRYGQLAAALGVELGARVPLAETRRAVLELRGSKGMVLDAADPDSVSAGSFFTNPIVPESFARGLPADAPRFAMSAEPAPLVVPLDLGPEAIAAAAAIRAATTDRGPAQVKLSAAWLIERAGIRRGFALPGSRAGISSKHTLAIVNRGGATAAEVVQLADYVQTRVHSEFGVRLHPEPVFVGVET; via the coding sequence ATGACCGTCGTCCTCGCCGACTACACGACCCTCCGCATCGGCGGGCCCGCCGCCCGGCTCATCGAGCCGGAGACGGAGCGCGACCTCGTGCTCGGTGCGCTCGAGGTGTGGCGCCGCGGCGAGGACTGGCTGGTCCTCGGCGGCGGCTCGAACCTCCTCGTCGGCGACGAGGGCTTCGACGGCACGGTGATCCGGATGGCCGGCCGCGGGGTGCGGCGCATCGACGGCGACCGCGAGGACCGCGTCCGCGTTCGCGTGCAGGCGGGGGAGCCGTGGGATGCCTTCGTGGCGCTCGCGATCCACAACGGCTGGGCGGGCGTCGAGGCGCTGAGCGGCATCCCCGGCTCGGTGGGGGCGGCCCCGATCCAGAACATCGGCGCCTACGGGCAGGATGTCGCGGAGACGCTCGTCGCGGTCGACTTCCTCGACGAGGCGTCGGGCGACCGCCTCCGCATCCCGGCGGAGGAGCTGCAGCTCGGCTACCGCACGAGCGCGATCAAGCGCGGTCGCCGCGGCATCGTGATCGCGGTGGAGTTCGATCTCGTCCCGACCATGGACCGCGCCTCGACGGGCGGCCCGGTCCGCTACGGGCAGCTCGCGGCGGCGCTCGGGGTCGAGCTCGGCGCCCGCGTGCCGCTCGCCGAGACGCGCCGCGCGGTGCTCGAGCTGCGCGGCTCGAAGGGCATGGTGCTGGATGCGGCCGACCCCGACTCGGTGAGCGCGGGCTCCTTCTTCACGAACCCGATCGTCCCGGAGTCGTTCGCGCGCGGCCTCCCCGCGGATGCGCCGCGCTTCGCGATGTCGGCGGAGCCGGCGCCGCTCGTCGTGCCGCTCGATCTCGGCCCCGAGGCGATCGCGGCGGCGGCGGCGATCCGCGCGGCGACGACGGACCGGGGTCCGGCGCAGGTGAAGCTCAGCGCGGCGTGGCTGATCGAGCGGGCCGGCATCCGCCGCGGCTTCGCGCTGCCGGGCTCGCGCGCCGGGATCTCCTCGAAGCACACGCTCGCGATCGTGAACCGCGGCGGTGCGACCGCGGCGGAGGTCGTGCAGCTGGCCGACTACGTGCAGACGCGGGTGCACAGCGAGTTCGGGGTCCGCCTGCATCCGGAGCCGGTCTTCGTCGGCGTGGAGACCTGA
- a CDS encoding MaoC/PaaZ C-terminal domain-containing protein has protein sequence MSAVPAIAGLELGAIVAERTIVLHRDHLVRYAGASGDFNPIHYRDDAAAGVGLPGVLAHGMLTMGAAVQPVVDWLGGDSGRVLDYQVKFTRPVVVDPREGAEVSITAKAGALEPDAEGGPVARIDLTVTYQDQTVLGKAQVRVRLAADAGAAS, from the coding sequence GTGAGCGCCGTGCCCGCGATCGCGGGACTCGAGCTCGGCGCGATCGTCGCCGAGCGCACCATCGTGCTCCATCGCGACCACCTCGTCCGCTATGCGGGCGCCTCGGGCGACTTCAACCCCATCCACTACCGCGACGACGCGGCGGCGGGCGTCGGCCTCCCCGGGGTCCTCGCGCACGGGATGCTGACCATGGGCGCCGCGGTCCAGCCGGTCGTCGACTGGCTCGGCGGCGACAGCGGCCGCGTCCTCGACTACCAGGTGAAGTTCACGCGCCCCGTCGTCGTCGACCCGCGCGAGGGCGCGGAGGTCTCGATCACCGCGAAGGCGGGCGCGCTCGAGCCGGACGCCGAGGGCGGCCCGGTGGCCCGCATCGACCTGACCGTCACGTACCAGGATCAGACCGTGCTCGGGAAGGCGCAGGTCCGCGTGCGCCTCGCCGCCGACGCCGGCGCCGCATCCTGA
- a CDS encoding FAS1-like dehydratase domain-containing protein, which produces MPVNPDLQGRTLPAAAPYLVGREKVREFARAVLADSPLNLDPAAARAAGYPDVVAPPTFPIVVTAATLEQLLALPDADIDFTRVVHGDQRFAYTRPVVAGDELTPQLTVTSVKSLGAHSMITTATEIRDAAGAHVVTATSTLVVRGDE; this is translated from the coding sequence GTGCCAGTGAACCCCGACCTCCAGGGCCGCACGCTCCCGGCGGCCGCCCCATACCTCGTGGGACGCGAGAAGGTGCGCGAGTTCGCGCGCGCCGTCCTCGCCGACAGCCCGCTGAACCTCGACCCGGCGGCGGCCCGCGCGGCCGGCTACCCGGATGTCGTCGCACCGCCGACCTTCCCCATCGTCGTGACGGCCGCGACGCTCGAGCAGCTGCTCGCCCTCCCCGATGCCGACATCGACTTCACGCGCGTCGTCCACGGCGACCAGCGCTTCGCCTACACCCGCCCGGTCGTCGCGGGCGACGAGCTGACGCCGCAGCTCACCGTGACGAGCGTCAAGAGCCTCGGAGCCCACAGCATGATCACGACCGCGACGGAGATCCGCGACGCCGCGGGCGCCCACGTCGTCACCGCGACCTCCACCCTCGTCGTGCGGGGCGACGAGTGA
- a CDS encoding ribonucleotide-diphosphate reductase subunit beta, whose protein sequence is MRGSHMDNDSIDGYDIPVDPMDLLQCDSCQ, encoded by the coding sequence GTGAGGGGGTCCCACATGGACAACGACAGCATCGACGGCTACGACATCCCGGTCGACCCGATGGACCTGCTGCAGTGCGACAGCTGCCAGTAG
- a CDS encoding ABC transporter permease gives MTSHALGDTATLTGRSLTHILRSPDTIITTAVMPIAFLLLFVFVLGGAIDTGQGAGEGSYVGYLLPGILLITIASGIAYTAYRLFLDLQGGILERFQSMAIARSAVLWSHVITSVVSILVSLVLVVGVALLMGFRSGAGPLEWLAVLGILVLFTLALTWLAVIPGLTAKSVDGASAFSYPLIFLPFLSSAFVPTDSMPGPVRAFAEHQPVTSIVDTIRALLSQQPVGPEIWVALAWMLGLLVVAFAISGVVYRRRLR, from the coding sequence ATGACCTCGCACGCGCTCGGCGACACCGCGACCCTCACGGGCCGCTCGCTGACCCACATCCTGCGCAGTCCCGACACGATCATCACGACCGCGGTCATGCCGATCGCGTTCCTGCTGCTGTTCGTGTTCGTCCTGGGCGGCGCGATCGACACCGGACAGGGCGCGGGGGAGGGGAGCTATGTCGGCTACCTGCTCCCCGGCATCCTGCTCATCACGATCGCCTCGGGCATCGCGTACACCGCGTACCGGCTGTTCCTCGATCTGCAGGGCGGCATCCTCGAGCGCTTCCAGTCGATGGCGATCGCGCGCTCGGCGGTGCTCTGGAGCCACGTCATCACCTCGGTGGTGTCGATCCTGGTCTCGCTCGTCCTCGTGGTCGGCGTCGCGCTGCTCATGGGCTTCCGCTCCGGCGCGGGGCCGCTCGAGTGGCTCGCGGTGCTCGGGATCCTCGTGCTGTTCACGCTGGCGCTGACCTGGCTCGCCGTCATCCCCGGTCTCACCGCGAAATCGGTCGACGGGGCGAGCGCGTTCTCGTACCCGCTGATCTTCCTGCCCTTCCTCAGCTCGGCCTTCGTGCCGACCGACTCGATGCCGGGCCCCGTGCGCGCCTTCGCCGAGCACCAGCCGGTGACCTCGATCGTGGACACCATCCGCGCGCTGCTCTCGCAGCAGCCGGTCGGCCCGGAGATCTGGGTCGCGCTCGCCTGGATGCTCGGCCTGCTCGTCGTCGCCTTCGCGATCTCGGGCGTCGTGTACCGGCGGCGCCTGCGCTGA
- a CDS encoding ABC transporter ATP-binding protein has protein sequence MSAAIELRGLEKSYGEVAVLRGVDLAVERGSIHALLGSNGAGKTTAIRILSTLSRPDAGTAVVAGHDVVRDGARVRAAISLTGQFAAVDERLTGRENLVLVARLRHQREPRRIADELLARFSLVEAGGRRAATYSGGMRRRLDIAMSLIGDPEVVFLDEPTTGLDPEARREVWATIEQLRAGGTTVLLTTQYLEEAERLADRIAILHRRRIIVDGTLAELRALLPAATTELVERQPSLEEIFLAITGEPDTEGDAA, from the coding sequence GTGAGCGCCGCGATCGAGCTCCGCGGCCTCGAGAAGTCCTACGGGGAGGTCGCGGTGCTGCGCGGCGTCGACCTCGCGGTCGAGCGGGGCAGCATCCACGCCCTCCTCGGCTCGAACGGCGCGGGCAAGACGACCGCGATCCGCATCCTCTCGACCCTGTCGAGGCCGGACGCGGGCACGGCCGTCGTCGCCGGCCACGACGTGGTGCGCGACGGCGCCCGGGTCCGCGCCGCGATCAGCCTGACCGGCCAGTTCGCGGCGGTCGACGAGCGGCTGACCGGGCGCGAGAACCTCGTGCTCGTCGCGCGGCTCCGGCACCAGCGGGAGCCCCGCCGCATCGCCGACGAGCTGCTCGCGCGCTTCTCGCTCGTCGAGGCGGGCGGCCGCCGTGCTGCCACTTACTCGGGCGGGATGCGGCGGCGGCTCGACATCGCGATGAGCCTCATCGGCGACCCGGAGGTCGTGTTCCTCGACGAGCCGACGACCGGCCTCGACCCGGAGGCGCGGCGCGAGGTGTGGGCGACGATCGAGCAGCTGCGCGCCGGCGGCACGACCGTGCTCCTCACGACGCAGTACCTCGAGGAGGCGGAGCGCCTCGCCGACCGGATCGCGATCCTCCACCGCAGGCGCATCATCGTCGACGGCACGCTCGCCGAGCTGCGCGCGCTCCTGCCCGCGGCGACCACCGAGCTCGTCGAACGGCAGCCCTCGCTCGAGGAGATCTTCCTCGCCATCACGGGCGAGCCCGACACGGAAGGAGACGCGGCATGA
- a CDS encoding DUF1048 domain-containing protein produces MTMWIEKIIGPLDQKKQYRQSQARIEALPAPYAAAAKAVQRYLTYSGGIVDGETLVQLNVDHADLWERAAADGTSVRDIVGEDPVGFAEDFARAYQGRQWIDKERTRLTDAIDRAARDQERES; encoded by the coding sequence ATGACCATGTGGATCGAGAAGATCATCGGCCCGCTCGACCAGAAGAAGCAGTACCGGCAGAGCCAGGCGCGCATCGAGGCGCTCCCGGCGCCCTACGCCGCGGCCGCGAAGGCCGTGCAGCGCTACCTCACCTACAGCGGCGGCATCGTCGACGGCGAGACGCTCGTGCAGCTGAACGTCGACCACGCCGACCTCTGGGAGCGGGCGGCCGCCGACGGCACGAGCGTCCGCGACATCGTCGGCGAGGACCCGGTCGGCTTCGCCGAGGACTTCGCCCGCGCCTACCAGGGCCGCCAGTGGATCGACAAGGAGCGCACGCGCCTGACCGACGCCATCGACCGGGCCGCGCGAGACCAGGAGCGGGAGTCGTGA
- a CDS encoding PadR family transcriptional regulator, producing the protein MGKQETEMLKGTLEGIVLAILAGRSAYGYEITSWLREQGFADIAEGTIYALLVRLEQRGLVDVEKVPSEKGPPRKVYSLNAAGRGYLGDFWRTWSFLADRIEQLRGERE; encoded by the coding sequence ATGGGCAAGCAGGAGACCGAGATGCTCAAGGGCACGCTCGAGGGCATCGTCCTCGCGATCCTCGCGGGACGATCCGCCTACGGCTACGAGATCACCTCGTGGCTGCGCGAGCAGGGCTTCGCGGACATCGCGGAGGGCACCATCTACGCCCTCCTCGTCCGCCTCGAGCAGCGCGGACTCGTGGACGTCGAGAAGGTCCCCTCCGAGAAGGGACCGCCCCGCAAGGTGTACTCGCTCAACGCCGCCGGCCGCGGGTACCTGGGCGACTTCTGGAGGACCTGGAGCTTCCTCGCAGATCGGATCGAGCAGCTCCGCGGAGAAAGGGAATGA
- a CDS encoding ABC transporter substrate-binding protein, producing MPASRVVRIVAVAAAAGLALTGCAISSDGGAADGRTTLTFWSYYSGTQADWLEAQVAAFEKANPDVSIDIVQTVGDQQDQKLLASVATGTTPDLFINNIVVDYPTLVAGGVTADLSDYWDAYGDADIYPEAAAWRTDDRVYNLLPFTNLIGLYANEDILGEVGIDEVPTTLDELDAALEAVEADGRHKGIALSGAPSVEGAWLFAPQLLGLGVDYCGFEGAEVDAAFARIERWAQSGSTPQATATWDQTDAWQQFATGDYAFGINGNWNLGNAAEVDFDWSTSQYPAPAGGESIVYPGGEGFGIGAKSEHKDLAWQFIEQAVLSPEAGEAIFEAAGSIPVRTDTAELPAIAENAAVQPFVRAAQTAGTWPNNENTASIQTALGEAASSVYSGQTGAAQASAAAIEDVAAAIEDGGGTCS from the coding sequence ATGCCCGCATCCCGAGTTGTCCGAATCGTCGCCGTCGCCGCCGCCGCGGGTCTCGCGCTCACCGGCTGCGCCATCTCCTCCGACGGCGGCGCTGCGGACGGGAGGACCACCCTGACCTTCTGGAGCTACTACAGCGGCACCCAGGCCGACTGGCTCGAGGCGCAGGTCGCCGCCTTCGAGAAGGCGAACCCCGACGTCTCGATCGACATCGTGCAGACGGTCGGCGACCAGCAGGATCAGAAGCTGCTCGCCTCGGTGGCGACCGGCACGACCCCCGACCTCTTCATCAACAACATCGTCGTCGACTACCCCACGCTCGTCGCGGGCGGCGTCACCGCCGACCTCAGCGACTACTGGGACGCCTACGGGGACGCGGACATCTACCCCGAGGCCGCCGCCTGGCGGACCGACGACCGGGTCTACAACCTGCTGCCCTTCACCAACCTCATCGGCCTCTATGCGAACGAGGACATCCTCGGGGAGGTCGGCATCGACGAGGTCCCCACGACGCTCGACGAGCTGGACGCCGCGCTCGAGGCGGTGGAGGCGGACGGCCGCCACAAGGGCATCGCGCTCTCCGGCGCGCCGAGCGTCGAGGGCGCCTGGCTGTTCGCCCCGCAGCTGCTCGGCCTCGGCGTCGACTACTGCGGCTTCGAGGGCGCCGAGGTCGACGCCGCCTTCGCGCGCATCGAGCGCTGGGCGCAGTCTGGCTCGACGCCGCAGGCCACCGCGACCTGGGATCAGACGGACGCCTGGCAGCAGTTCGCGACCGGCGACTACGCCTTCGGCATCAACGGCAACTGGAACCTCGGGAACGCCGCCGAGGTCGACTTCGACTGGAGCACGTCGCAGTACCCGGCCCCGGCCGGCGGCGAGAGCATCGTCTACCCGGGCGGGGAGGGCTTCGGCATCGGCGCGAAGTCCGAGCACAAGGACCTCGCCTGGCAGTTCATCGAGCAGGCCGTGCTGAGCCCCGAGGCAGGCGAGGCGATCTTCGAGGCCGCCGGCTCCATCCCGGTGCGCACCGACACCGCGGAGCTGCCCGCGATCGCGGAGAACGCGGCCGTCCAGCCCTTCGTCCGCGCCGCCCAGACCGCCGGCACGTGGCCGAACAACGAGAACACGGCGAGCATCCAGACCGCGCTCGGCGAGGCCGCGAGCAGCGTCTACTCGGGGCAGACGGGTGCCGCACAGGCGAGCGCCGCCGCGATCGAGGACGTCGCCGCCGCGATCGAGGACGGCGGCGGGACCTGCTCGTGA
- a CDS encoding carbohydrate ABC transporter permease, giving the protein MTSAPGAAVGARRRPRARTPIWFLIPAAGLLGGFAVYPLIVLVRMSTSDVGPTNIIGEWSAVGLANFAAAVADDELWAAIGRTFAVAAVLLVSNFVIGFAAASILATGGRITDAVLGLLVFVWALPPLVSGSTWKFLLDDSGPVNTALEALGAEPVSWLASPDLALFTLSAIIAWAALPFSILVIRGGLLAVSPELVEAAALDGAGYWRTQLRIVLPQLRATLGILGILTVLYAFKSFDFFYVTTQGGPGTTTTTLPVLAYRAAFSDFQMSEGATVALISMLVVAVFAVPYVRAVRREEQHA; this is encoded by the coding sequence GTGACCTCGGCACCGGGCGCCGCGGTCGGCGCACGCCGCCGGCCGCGCGCCCGGACCCCGATCTGGTTCCTGATCCCCGCGGCCGGGCTGCTCGGCGGATTCGCCGTGTACCCGCTGATCGTCCTCGTCCGGATGTCGACGAGCGACGTCGGCCCGACGAACATCATCGGGGAGTGGTCCGCGGTCGGCCTGGCCAACTTCGCCGCCGCCGTCGCAGACGACGAGCTGTGGGCGGCGATCGGACGCACCTTCGCCGTCGCCGCCGTGCTGCTGGTCTCGAACTTCGTGATCGGCTTCGCGGCGGCCTCGATCCTCGCCACCGGCGGACGGATCACGGACGCCGTGCTCGGCCTCCTCGTCTTCGTCTGGGCCCTCCCGCCGCTCGTCTCCGGGAGCACCTGGAAGTTCCTGCTCGACGACTCCGGCCCGGTGAACACCGCGCTCGAGGCGCTCGGCGCCGAGCCGGTGTCGTGGCTGGCCTCGCCCGACCTCGCGCTGTTCACCCTCTCCGCGATCATCGCCTGGGCGGCGCTGCCGTTCTCGATCCTCGTGATCCGCGGCGGCCTGCTCGCGGTGTCGCCCGAGCTCGTCGAGGCGGCCGCGCTCGACGGCGCCGGCTACTGGCGCACCCAGCTGCGGATCGTGCTCCCGCAGCTGCGCGCGACGCTCGGCATCCTCGGCATCCTCACCGTGCTCTACGCCTTCAAGAGCTTCGACTTCTTCTACGTCACGACGCAGGGCGGCCCCGGCACCACCACGACGACCCTTCCGGTGCTCGCCTACCGCGCGGCCTTCAGCGACTTCCAGATGAGCGAGGGCGCGACGGTCGCGCTCATCTCGATGCTCGTGGTCGCCGTCTTCGCGGTGCCCTATGTGCGCGCGGTGCGCCGAGAGGAGCAGCACGCATGA
- a CDS encoding carbohydrate ABC transporter permease, whose product MISRPTRTAFRLLAVVLGLAYLVPLVWVVLTSLKTRQQVLEDPTGILFTPTLATYADVVLDGLGAIATSLQIAVLTTAAVLILAVPAAYALSRRGGRRWGGAVAIALATLLVLQMVPQPMTVIPLYSVLASWGLLGSLGGLIVADIALLLPFAIMLLRPFALAVPEEVYEAAELDGAGRWQTFRSITVPMLGNGIATVLAIVFISTWGEFVYAINFLPQGVVLPVSGLLAQQSSVYSTEWNSLMALAVITSLPLLLVFLVSQRRLVSGLSLGAVK is encoded by the coding sequence ATGATCTCCCGCCCGACCCGGACCGCCTTCCGCCTCCTCGCCGTCGTCCTCGGGCTCGCGTACCTCGTGCCGCTCGTCTGGGTCGTGCTCACCTCGTTGAAGACGCGCCAGCAGGTGCTCGAGGACCCGACCGGGATCCTCTTCACTCCGACGCTCGCCACCTACGCGGATGTCGTCCTCGACGGACTCGGCGCGATCGCCACCTCCCTGCAGATCGCGGTGCTCACGACCGCGGCGGTGCTGATCCTCGCGGTTCCGGCGGCCTACGCGCTGTCGCGCCGCGGCGGTCGGCGCTGGGGCGGAGCCGTCGCGATCGCGCTCGCGACGCTGCTCGTGCTGCAGATGGTGCCGCAGCCGATGACCGTCATCCCGCTCTACAGCGTGCTCGCCTCCTGGGGGCTGCTCGGCTCGCTCGGCGGCCTGATCGTCGCGGACATCGCGCTGCTCCTGCCGTTCGCGATCATGCTGCTCCGGCCGTTCGCCCTCGCCGTCCCCGAGGAGGTCTACGAGGCCGCGGAGCTCGACGGCGCCGGGCGCTGGCAGACCTTCCGCTCGATCACGGTGCCGATGCTCGGCAACGGCATCGCGACCGTGCTCGCCATCGTCTTTATCTCGACCTGGGGCGAGTTCGTCTACGCCATCAACTTCCTCCCCCAGGGCGTCGTGCTCCCCGTCAGCGGGCTGCTCGCGCAGCAGAGCTCCGTCTACTCCACGGAGTGGAACAGCCTCATGGCGCTCGCGGTCATCACCTCCCTGCCGCTCCTCCTCGTCTTCCTCGTCTCCCAGCGCCGCCTGGTGAGCGGGCTCTCCCTCGGCGCCGTCAAGTAA
- a CDS encoding acyl-CoA dehydrogenase family protein produces the protein MPLDPDLIAAIRAGAVQRDRDRELPHEQIRALLDAGFGSARVPQDDGGEGIAVVELVERLIEVAAADANVAHVFRGHLAVVEQQFFEPDAERRARWIRRILDGELIGNAQSEVGGTADLSTTLTETPDGLRLDGRKYYTTGSIYADWIDLSARYRGEDHQVLVSTHQDGVTSIDDWKGFGQRLTGSGTTTFTAALVEEREVRPYSADDDGFRHPYLMGFFQLVLLAVVAGIGRAALHDAVEYVRPRRRIFGYAGEALPRENALVQSVIGRLSSSAHAAEAITLHAARSLDTALDGLRRGHGDPERFTQAQLDVYRAQQTVLPLVIDAASELFEVGGASAVDRDAALDRHWRNARTIATHNPAVHRSRAIGVWELDGTAPEWSIPVVTKATGA, from the coding sequence ATGCCACTCGACCCCGACCTCATCGCCGCGATCCGCGCCGGCGCCGTGCAGCGCGACCGGGACCGCGAGCTCCCGCACGAGCAGATCCGCGCGCTGCTCGACGCCGGATTCGGCAGCGCCCGCGTCCCGCAGGACGACGGCGGCGAGGGCATCGCGGTCGTCGAGCTCGTCGAGCGGCTCATCGAGGTCGCCGCCGCCGACGCGAACGTCGCCCATGTCTTCCGGGGCCACCTCGCGGTGGTCGAGCAGCAGTTCTTCGAACCGGATGCCGAGCGGCGGGCGCGGTGGATCCGCCGCATCCTCGACGGCGAGCTGATCGGCAACGCCCAGTCGGAGGTCGGGGGCACCGCCGATCTGTCGACGACGCTCACCGAGACCCCCGACGGCCTCCGGCTCGACGGGCGCAAGTACTACACGACGGGCAGCATCTACGCCGACTGGATCGACCTCTCCGCCCGCTACCGAGGCGAGGACCACCAGGTGCTCGTCTCCACGCACCAGGACGGCGTGACCTCGATCGACGACTGGAAGGGCTTCGGTCAGCGCCTCACGGGCAGCGGCACCACGACCTTCACCGCCGCGCTCGTGGAGGAGCGCGAGGTGCGACCGTACTCCGCCGACGACGACGGGTTCCGGCACCCCTACCTGATGGGCTTCTTCCAGCTGGTGCTCCTCGCGGTCGTCGCGGGCATCGGGCGGGCGGCGCTCCACGACGCCGTCGAGTACGTCCGGCCGCGACGGCGCATCTTCGGGTACGCGGGCGAAGCGCTCCCCCGCGAGAACGCCCTGGTCCAGTCCGTCATCGGCCGCCTCTCCTCCTCCGCGCACGCCGCCGAGGCGATCACCCTGCACGCCGCGCGCTCCCTCGACACCGCGCTCGACGGCCTCCGGCGAGGGCACGGCGATCCGGAGCGATTCACGCAGGCTCAGCTCGACGTCTACCGCGCTCAGCAGACCGTGCTTCCACTCGTCATCGACGCCGCGAGCGAGCTGTTCGAGGTCGGCGGCGCCTCCGCGGTCGATCGCGACGCCGCGCTCGACCGGCACTGGCGCAACGCGCGCACCATCGCCACGCACAACCCCGCTGTCCACCGATCCCGCGCCATCGGCGTCTGGGAGCTCGACGGCACGGCACCCGAATGGTCGATCCCGGTCGTGACGAAGGCGACGGGCGCATGA
- a CDS encoding NtaA/DmoA family FMN-dependent monooxygenase (This protein belongs to a clade of FMN-dependent monooxygenases, within a broader family of flavin-dependent oxidoreductases, the luciferase-like monooxygenase (LMM) family, some of whose members use coenzyme F420 rather than FMN.): MTKQLVANVFEMNTPGHITHGLWRQPDNQRERYTQIEYWIELARLAEAGGFDAIFLADVIGAYDVYDDDFAPAVRRGLQIPNNDPMLLIPAMAAVTEHIGFGVTFSTTYEPPFAFARRMSTLDHLTKGRVGWNIVTSYLPNAARNFGLAEEIEHDLRYEIAAEYMEVLYKLWEGSWDDDAVLVDKPGDLYADPSKVRRIDHVGRHFRVAGPHLSEPSPQRTPLLFQASASRAGIAFAAQHAEVLFTADRPAGALAANIASIREAAVAAGRRPDDTRFLVMATVIVGRTEEEARAKLERYRGYRDAEGAFVHMSVPFHPLQHPDDITVREALEREGRHDVVARGGLPLHLTVGAFRRAVDEAWDERFLAVGTPEQVADTIEHWLDVDGIDGINLRQYHSFETVRDFAELAAPELRRRGRLRESYRPGETLRERIFGEGARLPERHRAARYRGGAGL; encoded by the coding sequence ATGACCAAGCAGCTCGTCGCCAACGTGTTCGAGATGAACACCCCCGGCCACATCACGCACGGACTCTGGCGCCAGCCCGACAACCAGCGCGAGCGCTACACGCAGATCGAGTACTGGATCGAGCTCGCCCGCCTCGCCGAGGCCGGCGGCTTCGACGCCATCTTCCTCGCCGACGTCATCGGGGCCTACGACGTCTACGACGACGACTTCGCACCTGCCGTGCGCCGCGGACTGCAGATCCCGAACAACGACCCGATGCTCCTCATCCCCGCGATGGCGGCGGTCACCGAGCACATCGGCTTCGGCGTGACCTTCTCGACGACCTACGAGCCCCCCTTCGCCTTCGCGCGGAGGATGTCGACCCTCGACCACCTCACGAAGGGGCGCGTCGGCTGGAACATCGTCACCTCCTACCTCCCGAACGCCGCCCGCAACTTCGGCCTCGCCGAGGAGATCGAGCACGACCTCCGCTACGAGATCGCGGCGGAGTACATGGAGGTGCTCTACAAGCTGTGGGAGGGATCGTGGGACGACGACGCCGTGCTCGTCGACAAGCCGGGCGACCTCTACGCCGACCCCTCGAAGGTGCGCCGCATCGACCACGTCGGCCGGCACTTCCGCGTCGCCGGGCCCCACCTCTCCGAGCCCTCCCCGCAGCGCACGCCCCTGCTCTTCCAGGCCTCCGCCTCCAGAGCCGGCATCGCCTTCGCCGCACAGCACGCAGAGGTCCTCTTCACCGCCGACCGTCCGGCCGGCGCGCTCGCCGCGAACATCGCGAGCATCCGAGAGGCCGCCGTCGCCGCCGGCCGGCGCCCGGACGACACCCGCTTCCTCGTGATGGCGACCGTCATCGTCGGCCGCACCGAGGAGGAGGCCCGCGCGAAGCTCGAGCGCTACCGCGGCTACCGCGACGCCGAGGGCGCGTTCGTCCACATGAGCGTGCCCTTCCATCCGCTCCAGCACCCGGATGACATCACCGTCCGAGAGGCGCTCGAGCGCGAGGGGCGACACGACGTCGTCGCGCGCGGCGGGCTGCCGCTCCACCTCACGGTCGGCGCCTTCCGGCGCGCGGTCGACGAGGCCTGGGACGAGCGCTTCCTCGCCGTCGGCACACCCGAGCAGGTCGCCGACACCATCGAGCACTGGCTCGATGTCGACGGCATCGACGGGATCAACCTGCGCCAGTACCACTCCTTCGAGACCGTCCGCGACTTCGCGGAGCTCGCGGCACCGGAGCTGCGGCGCCGCGGCCGTCTCCGCGAGTCCTATCGGCCCGGCGAGACCCTTCGCGAGCGGATCTTCGGCGAGGGCGCGCGACTGCCCGAGCGGCACCGAGCGGCGCGCTACCGCGGCGGCGCCGGCCTCTGA